In the Heptranchias perlo isolate sHepPer1 unplaced genomic scaffold, sHepPer1.hap1 HAP1_SCAFFOLD_60, whole genome shotgun sequence genome, one interval contains:
- the LOC137316717 gene encoding zinc finger protein 271-like gives MEKPWKCGDCGRGFSYSSRLETHRRRHTGERPFTCSVCRSGFTQSSHLTEHQLVHTDKRLFKCSVCEKSFKRKSDLLTHQRTHTGETPFTCTKCGKGFTQSSNLLTHQRIHTGERPFTCSVCGSGFTQSSHLIEHQLVHTDKRLFKCSVCEKSFKRKSDLLTHQRTHTGERPFTCSVCGKGFTRSSSLLTHQRVHTGERLFTCSVCGKSFTRSSHLLRHQQVHTGERPFTCFICGKGFAQSSTLLTHQRVHTGLRPFTCFICGKRFTQSSTLLTHQRVHTGERPFTCSVCGKEFTCSSGLIEHQLVHTDKRPFQCSNCEKSFKRTWDLLRHERIHTGERPITCFVCGMGFTQSSHLLSHQRDHM, from the coding sequence atggagaaaccgtggaaatgtggggactgtgggaggggattcagttactcatcccggctggaaacacatcgacgcagacacactggagagaggccgttcacctgctccgtatgTAGGagcggattcactcagtcatcccacctcactgaacatcaacttgttcacactgataagagactttttaaatgttctgtctgtgagaagagctttaaaagaaaaagtgatctgctgacacaccaacgcactcacactggggagacgccgttcacctgcactaagtgcgggaagggattcactcagtcatccaacctgctgacacaccagcgaattcacactggggagaggccgttcacctgctccgtgtgtgggagcggattcactcaatcttcccacctcattgaacatcagcttgttcacactgataagagactttttaaatgctctgtctgtgagaaaagctttaaaagaaaaagtgatctgctgacacaccaacgcactcacactggggagaggccgttcacctgctccgtgtgtgggaagggattcactcggtcatccagcctactgacacaccagcgagtccacactggggagaggctgttcacctgctccgtgtgtgggaagagtttcactcgatcatcccacctgctgagacatcagcaagttcacactggggagaggccattcacctgcttcatatgtgggaagggattcgctcagtcatccaccctgcttacacaccagcgagttcacacagggctgaggccgttcacctgcttcatatgtgggaagagattcactcaatcatccaccctgctgacacaccagcgagttcacactggggagaggccattcacctgctccgtgtgtgggaaggaattcacttgttcctccggcctcattgaacaccaacttgttcacactgataagagaccctttcaatgttctaactgtgagaagagctttaaaagaacttgggatctgctgagacatgaacgtattcacactggggagaggccgatcacctgcttcgtgtgtgggatgggattcactcagtcttcccacctgctgagtcaccagcgggatcacatgtga